A genomic window from Cutibacterium acnes includes:
- the miaB gene encoding tRNA (N6-isopentenyl adenosine(37)-C2)-methylthiotransferase MiaB, with translation MPNNTLQHTEAPTYRVVTYGCQMNVHDSERIAGLLEEAGYVPDPRTDTLAPADVVVFNTCAVRENADNRLYGTLGHMAAVKSAHPGMQLAVGGCMAQKDKDTVVARAPWVDVVFGTHNVGSLPVLLKRARHNATAQVEIEESLVTFPSNLPARRDSAYSAWVSISVGCNNTCTFCIVPQLRGKETDRRPGEILSEIRALVNEGVQEITLLGQNVNSYGVQFGDRGAFAKLLRACGNIDGLERVRFTSPHPAAFTDDVIEAMAETPNVMPSLHMPLQSGSDEVLRRMRRSYRSTKFLGILDRVREAIPHAAITTDIIVGFPGETDKDFAETMRIVEESRFSAAFTFQYSIRPNTPAGVMKDQVPKPVVQERYEQLVELVDDIAWQENKAQVGRAVEVMFAQGEGRKDEATHRVTGRARDNRLVHVSLNPGDDVPRPGDIGEVVITSGHPHHLVADGGLVNLRRTRGGDAWHARQGQVPQDTPTVLGLPTVGVPRH, from the coding sequence ATGCCCAATAACACCTTGCAGCACACCGAGGCTCCGACTTATCGGGTCGTGACCTACGGGTGTCAGATGAATGTCCATGACTCCGAGCGCATCGCCGGGCTTCTCGAGGAGGCCGGCTACGTTCCCGATCCTAGAACTGACACCTTGGCGCCAGCTGATGTCGTCGTCTTCAACACCTGCGCGGTGCGAGAGAACGCTGATAATCGTCTTTACGGCACCCTCGGCCACATGGCTGCAGTAAAGTCGGCCCATCCTGGGATGCAGCTAGCTGTCGGCGGCTGCATGGCTCAGAAGGACAAGGACACCGTGGTTGCGCGAGCTCCGTGGGTTGACGTCGTTTTTGGTACCCACAACGTTGGTTCGTTGCCGGTTCTACTTAAGAGAGCTCGCCACAATGCAACAGCTCAGGTGGAGATTGAGGAGTCTCTGGTCACCTTTCCATCGAATTTGCCTGCCAGGCGCGATTCCGCCTACTCAGCGTGGGTGTCCATCTCGGTGGGTTGCAATAATACGTGTACTTTTTGCATCGTCCCGCAGTTGCGTGGCAAAGAAACTGACCGCCGTCCCGGCGAGATCCTGTCTGAGATCCGTGCCCTCGTTAACGAGGGAGTCCAGGAGATTACGCTACTAGGTCAAAACGTCAATTCCTATGGAGTTCAATTCGGCGATCGTGGCGCTTTTGCTAAGCTGCTTCGCGCCTGCGGAAACATCGACGGCCTAGAGAGGGTGAGGTTCACCTCGCCGCATCCGGCCGCTTTTACCGACGACGTTATCGAGGCTATGGCTGAGACTCCTAACGTCATGCCAAGCTTGCACATGCCGCTGCAGTCCGGTTCTGACGAGGTGCTGCGTCGGATGCGCCGTTCGTATCGATCCACGAAGTTCCTGGGCATCCTCGACCGGGTGCGCGAGGCCATCCCTCACGCTGCTATTACTACTGATATCATTGTCGGTTTTCCGGGTGAAACCGACAAAGATTTCGCCGAGACGATGCGAATCGTCGAGGAGTCGAGATTCTCTGCGGCTTTCACGTTCCAATATTCCATCCGTCCTAACACTCCGGCTGGCGTCATGAAGGATCAGGTTCCAAAACCGGTCGTCCAGGAGCGCTACGAGCAACTTGTCGAGCTCGTTGACGACATTGCTTGGCAAGAGAACAAGGCCCAGGTTGGACGGGCTGTCGAGGTCATGTTTGCGCAAGGGGAGGGTCGCAAGGACGAAGCTACCCATCGCGTTACGGGCCGTGCCCGTGACAACCGCTTGGTTCACGTCAGTCTTAACCCCGGTGATGATGTGCCGCGTCCCGGTGATATCGGTGAGGTTGTTATTACGTCTGGTCACCCGCATCACTTGGTCGCTGATGGTGGCTTGGTGAATTTACGTCGTACTCGCGGGGGAGACGCGTGGCACGCCCGTCAGGGGCAGGTGCCCCAGGATACTCCTACGGTGCTCGGGCTTCCCACCGTGGGAGTGCCGAGACACTGA
- a CDS encoding antitoxin, giving the protein MGLFDKAKDAISDRQDDIKNQASQHSDQVEQGIDKAGNTVDDKTGGKFSDQIDKGQDALKDKLGDL; this is encoded by the coding sequence ATGGGACTCTTCGATAAGGCCAAGGACGCCATCAGCGACCGCCAGGACGACATCAAGAATCAGGCCAGCCAGCACAGCGATCAGGTCGAGCAGGGCATCGACAAGGCTGGCAACACTGTCGACGACAAGACCGGCGGCAAGTTCTCCGATCAGATCGACAAGGGCCAGGACGCCCTCAAAGACAAGCTTGGCGACCTCTGA
- the miaA gene encoding tRNA (adenosine(37)-N6)-dimethylallyltransferase MiaA: protein MCRRLYVDEHPAEIINTDSMVVYRGMDIGTATPTLREQRTVVHHLVSILDVTVPSSLVLMQTLARDAVEDCLSRGVIPVLVGGSALYTKAIIDEMSIPPTDPEVRARWQEKLDAEGPRVLHDELARRDPKAAESILPGNGRRIVRALEVIDLTGSFTATIPDGTLHWPKTVQMGLELSRKDIDQRIADRVDQMWAYGFVDEVRSLANVGLREGLTASRALGYRQVLEYLNGDYDEDEARRRTIIGTRRFARKQLMWYRRDDRIEWFNALAPDLDDRVVARVLTALTTDEED from the coding sequence GTGTGCCGCCGCTTGTATGTCGATGAGCACCCCGCCGAAATTATTAATACTGACTCGATGGTGGTGTATCGCGGGATGGACATTGGCACTGCCACCCCTACACTGCGCGAGCAGCGCACGGTAGTGCATCACCTGGTGTCGATTCTTGATGTGACTGTGCCCTCCTCGCTAGTACTGATGCAGACGCTGGCCCGTGATGCCGTCGAGGATTGTCTGTCGCGTGGTGTCATCCCTGTCTTGGTGGGAGGGTCTGCGCTGTACACCAAGGCCATCATTGACGAAATGTCCATCCCGCCAACTGATCCGGAAGTGAGGGCTCGGTGGCAGGAGAAGCTAGATGCCGAGGGGCCGCGAGTTCTGCATGACGAGCTTGCCCGTCGCGATCCCAAGGCGGCTGAGTCAATCTTGCCCGGCAACGGCAGGCGAATCGTTCGTGCCCTCGAAGTTATTGACCTGACAGGGTCCTTTACTGCCACGATCCCCGACGGGACCCTCCACTGGCCTAAGACGGTGCAAATGGGCTTAGAACTGTCGCGCAAAGACATAGACCAGCGTATTGCCGATCGGGTTGACCAGATGTGGGCATACGGTTTCGTCGACGAAGTGCGTTCCCTAGCTAACGTCGGTCTCCGCGAAGGGCTGACGGCGAGCCGTGCGTTGGGGTACCGCCAGGTGCTGGAATATCTGAATGGGGACTACGACGAGGATGAGGCCCGTCGTAGGACCATCATTGGCACTCGTCGCTTCGCCCGTAAACAGCTCATGTGGTACCGCCGTGACGATCGCATTGAGTGGTTCAATGCCCTCGCCCCAGACCTTGATGACCGGGTTGTGGCGAGGGTGTTGACCGCCCTGACGACCGACGAGGAGGATTGA
- the dapF gene encoding diaminopimelate epimerase, whose protein sequence is MTTFWKGHGTGNDFVIVDQQDPLTSAQVRWLCHRRFGIGADGTLQALRSGDVEDWNGDPDLWFMDYRNADGTIAEMCGNGLRVFARYLVQTGRMTTTEADVATRAGVRHVRLHDDGDVSVTMGTVRVESDEVTIEHQDMWWPACKVDVGNPHAVVVTDHTTVCDINLNDSPTWRPRSAFPDGVNVEFVEQIDQHTVAMRVYERGSGETMSCGTGTVAVAATMATRTGHRGPWTVQVPGGRVVVTLSPFDDGYRAILTGPAVILAAGKVNLPNG, encoded by the coding sequence ATGACGACCTTCTGGAAAGGACACGGCACCGGCAATGACTTCGTCATCGTCGACCAGCAGGACCCGCTGACTTCCGCGCAGGTGCGTTGGCTGTGCCATCGCCGATTCGGGATCGGGGCCGACGGTACTCTGCAAGCTCTGCGGTCCGGTGATGTTGAGGACTGGAATGGCGATCCTGACCTGTGGTTCATGGATTATCGCAACGCTGACGGCACCATCGCTGAAATGTGTGGCAACGGTTTGCGTGTCTTCGCACGCTATCTCGTCCAGACCGGGCGCATGACGACTACTGAAGCTGACGTCGCGACGCGCGCTGGGGTGCGCCACGTTAGACTGCATGACGACGGTGATGTGTCCGTGACCATGGGAACAGTCAGGGTTGAGTCCGACGAGGTGACCATCGAGCATCAAGATATGTGGTGGCCGGCGTGCAAGGTTGACGTGGGCAACCCGCATGCTGTTGTTGTGACCGACCACACCACAGTCTGTGATATTAACCTTAATGACTCACCGACTTGGCGGCCACGATCTGCATTTCCTGATGGCGTCAACGTCGAATTTGTCGAGCAGATAGACCAGCACACCGTGGCGATGCGAGTCTACGAGAGGGGCTCGGGGGAGACGATGTCTTGCGGTACGGGGACGGTGGCAGTTGCTGCAACCATGGCCACTCGCACCGGACATCGAGGACCGTGGACCGTCCAAGTTCCGGGTGGGCGAGTCGTCGTCACGCTGAGCCCTTTCGATGACGGCTACCGGGCTATCCTCACCGGTCCTGCCGTGATCCTGGCCGCTGGCAAGGTGAATCTGCCGAATGGATGA
- a CDS encoding ATP-dependent DNA helicase, with amino-acid sequence MGSEPADVSQMCRDLLSTAVSEMGGQERPGQVAMAKAVDQAMRDKLHLLVQAGTGTGKSLGYLAPALVYCVEKGAQVIVATATLALQAQLAHKDIPTILDASEKVLSRRPRVAVLKGRNNHICLHKVRGGSTRTKGQDALVPGADLVVAADDGREVEAAPESTLGAEVVMLREWAEKQVEESGLGDRDDAPAHTPLAWTQVSVPANECLGVQRCPFGSECLSEAAREQARNADLVVTNHAMLAIDALNGGRVLPEHDTVIIDEAHELVNRFTRAASKDLSPAIVTTTAKRAMTWLDDDVGADLLNQADSMDHALEATVPGRVTTPDAQVIQTCAVLRDPARVAVSQLGRNDEDSREPVDAERVQAQAAMREVFETAERMVRLAAADVVWVSESEKGYRSIHVAPLSVGGLLRENFFAQSTTILTSATLCIGGNFLAIARDVGLSPLEQIEGDAPEILETQMGWRGVDVGSPFDYSKQGILYVGRSLPRPGRDGIAPEVLDDLAELVWAAGGRTLGLFSSQRNAIAAAEHMRSAMPDIPVLCQGEGHLADLTRRFAADPRTCLFGTVSLWQGVDIPGDTCRLVVIDRIPFPRPDDPLMAARSKAVEDAGGNGFMTVSAGHAALLLAQGAGRLIRRADDRGVVAVLDPRLVTARYGNFLRASMPPFWTTTDREMAVGALRRLGE; translated from the coding sequence ATGGGGTCTGAGCCGGCAGACGTCAGTCAGATGTGTCGTGACCTGCTCAGCACTGCCGTCTCTGAGATGGGTGGTCAAGAGAGGCCGGGCCAAGTCGCGATGGCTAAAGCTGTCGACCAAGCTATGCGCGACAAGCTGCACTTGTTGGTCCAGGCCGGCACAGGAACGGGAAAGTCCCTCGGGTACTTGGCTCCGGCCCTGGTCTATTGCGTCGAAAAAGGGGCACAAGTCATCGTCGCTACCGCTACGCTTGCCTTGCAGGCTCAGCTTGCCCACAAGGATATTCCGACCATCCTTGACGCATCTGAGAAGGTTTTGTCTCGTAGGCCGAGGGTGGCAGTCCTCAAAGGACGGAACAACCATATTTGCCTGCACAAGGTGCGGGGTGGTTCAACCCGCACCAAGGGACAGGATGCCCTCGTCCCCGGCGCAGATCTCGTTGTCGCCGCCGACGACGGTCGGGAGGTCGAAGCAGCTCCGGAATCTACGCTGGGCGCCGAGGTTGTCATGTTGCGGGAATGGGCCGAAAAACAGGTTGAGGAATCTGGACTGGGTGATCGCGACGATGCTCCTGCCCATACTCCGCTCGCATGGACTCAGGTGAGCGTGCCAGCCAATGAGTGTCTTGGGGTTCAGCGGTGCCCATTTGGCAGTGAGTGCCTCTCGGAGGCTGCGCGGGAGCAGGCCCGAAATGCTGACCTGGTGGTCACCAATCACGCGATGCTCGCGATCGATGCTCTCAATGGCGGACGCGTCCTACCGGAGCATGACACGGTCATTATCGACGAAGCCCATGAGTTGGTAAACCGGTTTACCAGGGCCGCTTCGAAGGACCTCTCTCCAGCTATCGTGACGACGACGGCGAAGCGGGCTATGACGTGGCTCGATGACGACGTGGGCGCCGACCTGTTGAATCAGGCTGATTCCATGGACCATGCCCTGGAGGCCACCGTCCCAGGTCGGGTCACCACGCCGGACGCCCAAGTCATCCAGACCTGTGCCGTGTTGCGTGACCCTGCTCGCGTGGCAGTCAGCCAGCTGGGCCGAAATGACGAGGACTCTAGGGAACCAGTCGATGCGGAGAGAGTACAGGCTCAAGCCGCGATGCGGGAGGTTTTCGAGACCGCCGAACGCATGGTGAGGCTGGCCGCCGCCGACGTGGTGTGGGTCTCTGAGTCTGAGAAGGGATACCGCAGCATTCACGTCGCTCCGCTGAGTGTTGGCGGCTTGCTACGAGAGAATTTCTTTGCTCAGTCCACGACGATATTAACCTCGGCGACCTTATGCATCGGTGGTAATTTTCTCGCGATAGCGCGCGATGTCGGACTGTCCCCGCTCGAGCAAATTGAGGGAGACGCTCCGGAAATCCTCGAGACTCAGATGGGATGGCGGGGAGTTGATGTTGGTTCACCTTTCGACTACTCAAAGCAAGGAATTCTTTATGTCGGTAGGTCGTTGCCCCGCCCGGGGCGCGACGGTATTGCACCTGAGGTTCTTGATGATCTTGCTGAGCTCGTGTGGGCAGCCGGTGGGAGGACTTTAGGACTGTTTTCTTCCCAGCGCAATGCTATAGCTGCTGCTGAGCACATGCGCAGTGCTATGCCTGATATTCCGGTCCTGTGCCAGGGAGAAGGGCACCTGGCTGATCTCACTCGGCGATTCGCGGCTGATCCGCGTACTTGTCTATTTGGAACTGTGTCGCTGTGGCAGGGGGTCGATATTCCTGGCGACACTTGCCGTCTGGTTGTTATTGATCGGATTCCGTTTCCACGTCCTGATGACCCGCTCATGGCAGCCCGGAGTAAGGCTGTTGAGGACGCTGGTGGCAATGGATTTATGACGGTGTCGGCTGGCCATGCCGCGCTCTTGTTGGCCCAGGGGGCTGGTCGTCTCATCCGTCGTGCTGACGATCGCGGGGTGGTCGCCGTTCTCGACCCACGGCTGGTGACTGCTAGGTACGGCAATTTTCTGCGGGCGTCGATGCCGCCCTTTTGGACTACGACCGATCGAGAGATGGCTGTTGGGGCGTTGCGAAGACTGGGGGAATAA
- a CDS encoding LexA family protein, producing MITDTPGTDTSDPAAVSSAVPFTNTREPSAKEREVLAAVKEGLRRDGKAPTVRALAEMTGAASTSTVQRRISSLIDLGLLRRTNGTLEVVEETVESSDPHGPQAFQVKLLNPSNEEHDETVIAVPPQLLSHGEHAVIIVRDDGMSPDIHSGDLVVVRRISVSDLPDDPPETYLVAATAGGTTVVRTLSNVSGRRWLLASNPTHSPINLDDASLLGQAVSLLRRL from the coding sequence ATGATCACCGATACGCCCGGAACCGATACCTCGGACCCGGCCGCCGTCTCGTCGGCTGTTCCGTTCACGAATACCCGTGAGCCCTCTGCCAAGGAACGCGAAGTCTTGGCAGCCGTCAAGGAAGGGCTGCGTCGCGACGGCAAAGCCCCAACAGTTCGCGCCCTTGCTGAGATGACAGGAGCTGCGAGCACATCAACAGTCCAGCGGCGTATTTCGTCCCTCATCGATCTAGGGCTGCTACGTCGAACCAATGGCACCCTCGAGGTGGTCGAAGAAACCGTCGAGTCCAGCGATCCGCACGGACCGCAAGCCTTTCAAGTCAAACTCCTCAATCCGAGTAACGAAGAACACGATGAAACCGTCATCGCGGTGCCACCTCAGCTTCTAAGTCACGGCGAGCACGCAGTGATCATCGTCCGCGACGACGGAATGTCTCCCGATATCCACTCCGGAGATCTTGTAGTGGTGCGACGTATATCGGTAAGCGATCTGCCCGACGATCCACCTGAGACATACCTCGTAGCAGCCACAGCGGGCGGAACGACCGTCGTTCGCACTTTATCCAACGTCTCGGGACGGCGATGGCTGTTGGCATCCAACCCTACCCACTCACCAATCAATCTCGATGATGCTTCTCTGCTGGGTCAGGCTGTGTCCTTGCTGAGACGACTCTAA
- the nrdR gene encoding transcriptional regulator NrdR, translated as MRCPFCQHDDSRVLDSRVCEDGTAIRRRRQCPMCERRFTTIERMQMTVHKRNGIEEPFSRDKVIRGVRNACKGRPVTDADLALLGQRVEDGLRARGVAEIPSEEIGLAILGPLRELDSIAYLRFASVYLNYNTIEDFATEIDRLRDESSDKTKSSSRKRLSKQDEPLF; from the coding sequence ATGCGCTGCCCGTTCTGTCAGCATGATGACTCTCGAGTCCTGGATTCGCGGGTATGCGAAGACGGTACTGCGATCCGTCGGAGGCGGCAGTGCCCGATGTGTGAACGACGGTTTACGACCATCGAACGCATGCAGATGACAGTTCACAAGCGCAACGGCATCGAGGAGCCCTTCTCCCGTGACAAGGTGATCCGTGGTGTGCGCAACGCATGCAAGGGACGCCCGGTCACAGATGCCGATCTAGCTTTGCTGGGACAACGCGTCGAGGACGGTCTACGGGCCCGAGGAGTCGCGGAGATACCCAGCGAGGAAATCGGGTTGGCGATCTTGGGGCCACTGCGTGAACTTGATTCCATCGCTTACCTGAGGTTTGCCAGCGTTTACTTGAACTACAACACCATCGAGGACTTCGCTACTGAGATTGATCGGTTGCGCGACGAATCCTCCGATAAAACGAAGTCCTCGAGTCGTAAACGGCTTTCAAAGCAGGACGAGCCACTGTTCTGA
- a CDS encoding vitamin B12-dependent ribonucleotide reductase produces the protein MTETKSAPRRTSRSKGLHVERIFSTEGVHPYDEVTWERRDVVQTNWRTGDVVFEQRGVEFPDFWSVNASTIVTNKYFRGALGTPAREDSLKTLIDRVVNTYVTTGRKNGYFASDDDAKVFGEELTWLLVHQYFSFNSPVWFNVGTTSPQQVSACFILSVDDSMESILNWYREEGFIFKGGSGAGLNISRIRSSKELLSSGGTASGPVSFMRGADASAGTIKSGGATRRAAKMVVLDIDHPDIEEFIETKAREEDKIRALRDAGFDMDLGGRDIVSVQYQNANNSVRVSDAFMAAVEHGKPFGLMSRTEPDKVLDTVDAKELFGKIAQAAWECADPGLQYDDTINAWHTTPNSGRINASNPCSEYMSLDNSSCNLASLNLLKFLDENDHFDVEKFTRAVELVITAMDISICFADFPTEAISKTTRNFRQLGIGYANLGALLMALGLGYDSDGGRALAAAITSLMTGVSYRRSAELAAIVGPYGGYSENAEPHQAVMARHRDANRQVHPLHNNDTAVLTAAKAEWDKVVKLGHTNGFRNAQASVLAPTGTIGFMMDCDTTGIEPDFSLVKFKKMVGGGSMQIVNQTVPRALKNLGYTPEQAEKIVAYIADNGSVVGAPDLDEAHYEVFDCAMGTRFIAPMGHVRMMAAVQPFLSGAISKTVNLPESSTVEDIAGVYMEGWKLGLKALAVYRDNCKVGQPLSEAKKKEEEEKAEPEVRIEYRPRRQRLPKSRMGRTTSFQVAGAGGYLTTGAYDSGRLGEIFLKLGKQGSTLAGVMDAFSIAVSIGLQYGVPLESFVQKFSNLKFEPAGMTDDPDIRISSSIIDYVFRRLALDYLDFDERAELGIYTAAERARYVQTGSYLSDEEDELIDSETLKDTPADRVRVHEDGANQPGLFATQEAVEQIGEAHTSAELLEEQIGREVDAPLCLTCGTKMRPSGSCYVCEGCGSTSGCS, from the coding sequence ATGACTGAGACCAAGTCCGCACCACGCAGGACGAGCCGCTCTAAGGGGCTGCACGTTGAGCGCATCTTCAGCACTGAAGGTGTTCATCCTTATGACGAGGTGACCTGGGAACGCCGTGATGTCGTGCAAACGAACTGGCGTACCGGCGATGTGGTCTTTGAGCAGCGCGGGGTCGAGTTCCCCGACTTCTGGAGCGTTAACGCCTCGACCATCGTTACCAATAAGTATTTCCGTGGTGCTCTAGGTACCCCGGCCCGCGAGGATAGCCTCAAGACCCTCATCGACCGAGTCGTCAATACCTATGTGACCACTGGGCGTAAGAACGGTTATTTCGCGTCTGATGACGACGCCAAGGTCTTTGGCGAGGAACTGACCTGGTTATTGGTGCACCAGTACTTCAGCTTCAACTCCCCGGTGTGGTTCAACGTCGGTACCACGAGTCCCCAACAGGTTAGCGCTTGCTTCATTCTTTCGGTGGATGACTCGATGGAGTCGATCCTCAATTGGTACCGAGAAGAAGGATTCATCTTTAAAGGTGGTTCTGGTGCTGGTCTCAATATTTCTCGTATCCGTTCCTCGAAGGAACTACTGAGCTCCGGTGGTACGGCTTCTGGTCCAGTCTCCTTTATGCGTGGTGCTGATGCTTCAGCGGGAACCATCAAATCAGGCGGCGCCACTCGTCGTGCTGCCAAGATGGTCGTCCTTGACATCGATCACCCCGATATCGAAGAGTTCATCGAGACCAAGGCGCGCGAGGAGGACAAGATTCGTGCTCTGCGCGATGCCGGGTTCGACATGGACCTGGGCGGGCGCGACATCGTCAGCGTTCAGTATCAGAACGCCAACAACTCGGTGCGTGTCTCCGACGCCTTCATGGCCGCTGTTGAGCACGGTAAGCCCTTCGGTCTGATGTCCCGCACCGAGCCTGACAAGGTGCTTGACACCGTTGACGCCAAGGAACTTTTTGGCAAGATTGCTCAGGCTGCTTGGGAGTGCGCCGATCCCGGCTTGCAATATGACGACACCATCAATGCCTGGCATACCACCCCGAATTCCGGACGGATCAACGCGTCCAACCCGTGCTCGGAGTACATGAGCCTAGACAATTCCTCATGTAACTTGGCTAGCCTTAACCTGCTGAAGTTCCTCGACGAAAATGACCATTTCGACGTCGAGAAATTCACCAGAGCTGTTGAACTCGTCATCACCGCAATGGATATCTCCATTTGCTTTGCTGACTTCCCGACTGAGGCCATTAGTAAGACGACACGTAACTTCCGTCAGCTCGGTATCGGATATGCCAACCTGGGCGCCCTTCTCATGGCGCTGGGCCTGGGTTACGACTCGGATGGTGGACGTGCCCTCGCAGCTGCCATCACGTCCCTCATGACTGGCGTCTCCTACCGGCGTTCCGCTGAACTGGCTGCCATCGTCGGTCCCTATGGCGGATACTCCGAAAACGCTGAGCCACATCAGGCAGTCATGGCTAGGCATCGTGATGCCAACCGTCAGGTTCACCCTTTGCACAACAATGACACCGCTGTCTTGACCGCCGCCAAGGCAGAGTGGGACAAGGTCGTCAAGCTCGGGCATACCAATGGTTTCCGCAATGCCCAAGCGTCCGTTCTTGCCCCGACTGGCACCATTGGCTTCATGATGGACTGCGATACCACCGGTATCGAACCAGACTTCTCGCTGGTCAAGTTCAAGAAGATGGTCGGCGGCGGCTCGATGCAGATCGTCAACCAGACGGTGCCGCGTGCCCTCAAGAACCTCGGCTACACCCCCGAGCAGGCTGAGAAGATCGTCGCCTACATCGCCGACAACGGTTCGGTCGTTGGTGCTCCTGATCTCGATGAGGCCCACTACGAGGTTTTCGATTGCGCTATGGGTACCCGGTTCATCGCCCCGATGGGTCACGTACGGATGATGGCTGCCGTTCAGCCCTTCCTGTCCGGTGCTATCTCTAAGACTGTCAACCTGCCGGAGTCTTCTACGGTTGAGGATATCGCCGGGGTTTACATGGAGGGTTGGAAGCTTGGCCTCAAGGCTCTGGCTGTCTACCGCGACAACTGTAAGGTCGGTCAGCCTCTCTCTGAGGCCAAGAAAAAGGAAGAGGAAGAGAAGGCCGAGCCGGAAGTTCGCATCGAGTACCGCCCGCGTCGTCAGCGTCTACCGAAGTCGCGCATGGGCCGCACCACCAGCTTCCAGGTCGCAGGAGCCGGCGGTTACCTCACTACTGGCGCTTACGACTCCGGGCGCTTGGGCGAGATCTTCCTCAAGCTTGGTAAGCAGGGATCCACCCTTGCCGGTGTTATGGACGCTTTTTCTATCGCGGTGTCTATCGGCTTGCAATATGGCGTGCCGCTGGAATCCTTCGTTCAAAAGTTCTCCAACCTCAAGTTTGAGCCAGCTGGCATGACCGACGACCCCGATATTCGGATCTCCTCGTCGATCATTGACTATGTCTTCCGTCGTCTGGCCCTCGACTACCTTGACTTTGATGAGCGTGCCGAGCTGGGTATTTACACCGCTGCCGAGCGTGCTCGCTATGTCCAGACGGGTTCTTACCTGTCTGATGAGGAGGATGAGCTTATCGACTCTGAGACCCTCAAGGACACGCCGGCCGACCGCGTCCGGGTGCATGAAGACGGAGCTAACCAGCCCGGTCTTTTCGCAACTCAGGAGGCGGTCGAGCAGATTGGTGAGGCACACACCAGTGCTGAGCTTCTCGAAGAGCAGATCGGTCGTGAAGTTGACGCCCCCCTGTGCTTGACTTGCGGGACGAAGATGCGTCCCTCGGGATCGTGCTACGTCTGCGAGGGGTGCGGTTCAACTAGCGGCTGTAGCTGA
- a CDS encoding universal stress protein: protein MTDDRTSSKAQRTVIIVGVDGSEDGLRAARYAAGSAIKRDADLIVLHAVDDAAVAGAWGVVYDPTALQDAGQVVVDDAIHVATERGMDPDRISGEVVLGNPAAILADRSADAQLVVLGRRATSGLERMFVGSTSVAVAGMSAAPVVVISRASTPDPTGGKKCVAVAVGPQSVGTAAVGFGFAEADHRGCKLLAVTVPGNDSEEVHDEALKRLNEVVKPLANKHPHVEVETRVLSGEPVDALVDLSGNVDLLVIGMKKHPILGWTAGGVSRAIMAHAQSPLAICH, encoded by the coding sequence ATGACTGACGACCGAACCTCATCGAAGGCTCAACGCACTGTCATCATCGTCGGAGTCGATGGCTCCGAGGACGGCCTACGTGCCGCCCGTTACGCCGCAGGATCAGCGATCAAGAGAGATGCTGATCTTATTGTCCTTCACGCCGTTGATGACGCTGCCGTTGCGGGCGCCTGGGGAGTCGTCTATGACCCGACCGCTCTGCAGGATGCCGGTCAGGTCGTTGTTGATGACGCCATCCATGTTGCGACTGAGCGGGGGATGGACCCCGATCGGATCTCTGGAGAGGTCGTCTTGGGTAACCCGGCGGCCATTCTGGCCGATCGCAGCGCCGATGCCCAGCTCGTTGTGCTCGGCCGTCGCGCTACCTCGGGTCTGGAGCGTATGTTCGTCGGGTCGACATCTGTGGCTGTGGCGGGCATGTCGGCAGCGCCCGTCGTGGTCATCTCCCGCGCTTCGACCCCGGATCCGACTGGTGGCAAGAAATGTGTTGCGGTCGCGGTCGGCCCCCAGAGCGTAGGAACTGCAGCTGTCGGATTCGGATTCGCTGAAGCTGACCACCGTGGCTGCAAGCTGCTCGCAGTGACGGTTCCTGGTAACGACTCCGAAGAGGTGCACGACGAGGCCCTCAAACGACTCAACGAGGTCGTCAAGCCGCTCGCTAATAAGCATCCCCATGTCGAGGTCGAGACCCGCGTGCTGTCCGGAGAACCCGTCGACGCCTTAGTCGACCTCTCGGGCAACGTTGACCTCCTCGTGATTGGTATGAAGAAGCACCCGATTTTGGGCTGGACCGCAGGTGGTGTCAGTCGCGCCATCATGGCGCACGCTCAGTCGCCGCTGGCTATCTGCCACTGA